In Brachypodium distachyon strain Bd21 chromosome 2, Brachypodium_distachyon_v3.0, whole genome shotgun sequence, one genomic interval encodes:
- the LOC100841926 gene encoding putative F-box/LRR-repeat protein At5g54820 isoform X2 → MAAGAADEEEDRLSGLPDDVLHSILARLPFKHAVRTSALSRRWPRLWLHALAASPVLDFTDPDFVRGHSRAQFVATVNRCLSARGAAPLRALRVAFSPFGAFERDVVGWISAALGSGATEVDVDLRAQGRRRSGGIEADAEDDGGGTFRRTEVELRGDLFCSPSSLSRLSLSRFSLRHVPPGAAGLAGLTSLSLSHVDVTDDALRDAVSGCPVLEFLSLRSCDLLSNVRIAGGRLRGLEVVRCQVRQLQVAAPALESFAFHGDLMYLREDDSKPLEFIGSKGNNVTPPPSEATPELRDAYLSHVDFSGEDEVFDGFAYTEFLNKVAHAKILTICSVALLHIEEERFFSMPTIDTPNLQELQVLMGSLGDDDDTRFPDFFELAAPPLLERLFIQLPADCDGDSEEEDTDMVPGHEISLGRLTFIKVANFRGTRRELRLLRFLVGMAPALEQLVLVTPDPEAEQGGTTLRHDDQDKQQLLQIVQEQLSEVRKARRDQAHVVVCRARDDGSRRPAHSKYYHHDRE, encoded by the exons ATGGCGGCCGGAGCagccgacgaggaggaggaccggCTGAGCGGCCTCCCCGACGACGTCCTCCACTCCATCCTGGCCCGCCTCCCCTTCAAGCACGCCGTCCGCACCAGCGCCCTCTCCAGGCGGTGGCCGCGCCTCTGGCTTCACGCGCTCGCCGCCTCGCCCGTCCTCGACTTCACCGACCCCGACTTCGTCCGCGGTCACTCGCGAGCGCAGTTCGTCGCCACCGTCAACCGCTGCCTCAgcgcccgcggcgccgcccctCTCCGCGCGCTCCGCGTGGCCTTCTCCCCCTTCGGCGCGTTCGAGCGCGACGTCGTCGGCTGGATCTCGGCCGCCCTGGGGAGCGGCGCCACGGAGGTGGACGTGGATCTGAGAGcgcagggaagaagaagaagcggggggATCGAGGCCGAtgccgaggacgacggcggcgggacgTTCCGCCGCACGGAGGTGGAGCTTCGGGGGGACCTGTTCTGTTCCCCGAGCTCGCTGTCCCGGCTCAGTCTCAGCCGGTTCAGCCTCCGCCACGTCCCgcccggcgcggcggggctCGCCGGCCTGACGTCGCTGTCTCTCAGCCACGTCGACGTCACCGACGACGCTCTCCGGGACGCAGTCTCCGGCTGCCCCGTTCTCGAGTTCCTGAGCCTGAGGAGCTGCGACCTCCTCTCGAATGTGAGAATCGCCGGCGGGAGGCTGCGCGGCCTGGAAGTCGTGCGCTGCCAGGTGCGGCAGCTGCAGGtggccgcgcccgcgctcgaGTCCTTCGCCTTCCACGGCGATCTCATGTACCTGAGAGAAGACGACAGCAAGCCCCTGGAGTTCATCGGCAGCAAAGGCAACAAcgtgacgccgccgccgtcggaaGCCACGCCGGAGCTGCGAGACGCGTACCTGTCCCACGTCGACTTTAGCGGAGAAGACGAAGTCTTCGACGGGTTCGCCTACACAGAGTTCCTAAACAAGGTCGCGCATGCCAAGATCCTGACAATTTGCTCCGTGGCCTTGCTG CACATCGAAGAAGAGAGATTTTTCTCTATGCCCACCATAGACACCCCGAACCTACAAGAGCTGCAGGTGCTCATGGGCTCCctgggcgacgacgacgacacgCGCTTCCCCGACTTCTTCgagctcgccgcgccgccgcttctcGAGCGCCTCTTCATCCAG CTCCCAGCCGATTGCGACGGCGACAGTGAAGAGGAGGACACGGACATGGTTCCCGGCCACGAGATCTCTCTTGGCCGCCTGACGTTCATCAAGGTGGCCAACTTCCGGGGGACGAGGCGCGAGCTGCGGCTGCTCAGGTTCCTCGTGGGGATGGCGCCTGCCCTGGAGCAGCTGGTGCTCGTCACGCCAGACCCAGAAGCAGAACAGGGGGGAACGACTCTGAGACACGATGACCAAGACAAGCAACAGCTCCTTCAGATCGTCCAGGAGCAATTGTCGGAGGTTCGGAAAGCTCGGCGGGATCAGGCCCATGTCGTCGTGTGCCGGGCGAGGGACGATGGCAGCCGGAGGCCCGCGCACAGCAAGTACTACCACCATGACCGGGAATAG
- the LOC100834098 gene encoding serine/threonine-protein kinase RUNKEL, with protein MNNFHVYEAIGRGKHSTVYKGRKKKTIEYFAVKSVDKSQRSKVLNEVRMLHSLDHANVLKFYSWYETSAHFWLVLEYCVGGDLKGLLEQDEKLPESAMHDLAYDLVKALLFLHSQGIIYCDLKPSNILLDEFGCMKLCDFGLARRLKDIEKTTPGDVPQPMRGTPCYMAPELFREGGVHSYASDFWALGCVLYECYAGKPPFVGSEFTQLVKSILSDPTPLLPDNPSRSFQNLINCLLMKDPAERLQWSELCEHNFWRSSMPLIPLPPQPAFDKMVGLSSTPYLAERNGDKLSRQLTPPKTREYNGLRKKDENSGQGFTTPVKNVQSSKKNSAKPSCKADGGLKGVNVLRMSRIAKINLQRERDKENYRRGPTDTYENEAKVKIENNDMELDFGENPEGDAPDDNDGSDNTASTADEKQMAQGADGNEENCMINQMDMLTDECSVKPDTVQKTEQNCSEVLDVVATPPSFGMRKARAKITSGAATGSEPLNIFEAFWHPADLAVKPVMPSKKGDKATEVVPVLPFEALPAGDYIKLPREQMNAFNSQIIQSLSGTFQVSEKQNIIRYLEMLSMNSDAANIITNGPIMSLLIKMLRLSKTSVLRVQVASLMGLLIRYSTILDAELASSGIVNALSDGLRDRHDKLRRSCMATLGELLFYISTQSDEDNKESNAQESPLKDNKSAASWQVPSAVIALVSSILRKGEDDLAQLYALRTIDNICSQGTDWTSRFASQDVIGHLCYIYKATGKQENTRLIAVSCLSRLARFSSSCIHLILEKLSFKDMACTLIKGNPREQQTTLNLLNSALVNSHNIANMNRYILSLTEEKQLVPGLISLIEQGTDVLRGKALLFVALLCKNSRRWLPHFFCNAKLLSAVDRLGKEKVGFIHQCMEAFVQLVASLVPGILDTVCSDIQQVMGGKRHGPVTALTGRSHPKSTIHLFPVILHLLGSVSFNHRVVTSHVLLQLANLMKILETPFQARDDFQMTLLRVLEAATEEPSVILKEHKIFTTRFLPSLSILYKGNKDCDARFLCLKILSDVMIVIFSDSSLTADERTVADLKTISHKYFLPMYPSFAEDEDPIPIYAQKLLVMLMEHDCVKVSDILNEATVSQCFEFLLGDLSNANVSNVKLCFALASAPDMDTNILSQLQVVRRIGNLLEFVTAKDMDDFLEPTLELCRAFIIRGIGSNRSIALTKEPALLVDSAFSMSIAVDQQSCIMDICDLGGSMGIFLEVVGNSDPQISDLASDCLVLLLKAAPREATMGLLTNLPKLSTVLDVLKNDACLRLTRLLYGLAFSCRQYLAQGMILSISVPALMRVEALVLAFKGAHDSRLVDAASYLGAELQRLPRCG; from the exons aTGAACAACTTCCATGTATACGAGGCCATCGGCCGCGGCAAGCACTCG ACGGTGTAcaaggggaggaagaagaagaccattGAGTACTTCGCCGTCAAGAGCGTCGACAAGTCGCAGCGCTCCAAGGTCCTCAACGAG GTTCGGATGCTTCATTCTTTAGATCATGCAAATGTTCTAAAATTTTATTCCTG GTATGAAACCTCAGCACATTTTTGGCTGGTATTGGAATATTGTGTCGGTGGAGACCTAAAGGGCTTGCTTGAGCAG GATGAGAAGCTGCCTGAAAGTGCTATGCATGACCTGGCTTATGATCTTGTCAAAGCCCTCCT GTTCTTGCATTCACAAGGAATTATATATTGTGACCTGAAGCCATCAAACATTTTGCTTGATGAGTTTGGATGTATGAAG CTGTGTGATTTTGGATTAGCAAGGCGTTTAAAAGACATTGAGAAGACCACTCCTGGAGAT GTTCCACAACCTATGAGGGGGACACCATGCTATATGGCTCCTGAGTTATTCCGAGAGGGAGGGGTCCACTCATACGCTTCTGATTTCTGGGCGCTCGGTTGTGTGCTGTACGAGTGCTATGCCGGAAAACCTCCTTTCGTGGGTAGTGAATTTACCCAGTTAGTCAAGTCCATACTTTCAGATCCTACACCACTTTTGCCTGATAACCCATCAAGGTCCTTCCAAAATCTGATCAATTGCTTACTCATGAAAGACCCGGCTGAAAGACTACAGTGGTCCGAACTCTGTGAGCACAACTTTTGGAGAAGCAGTATGCCGTTGATTCCTTTGCCTCCTCAACCTGCCTTTGACAAGATGGTTGGACTTTCTAGTACACCATATTTGGCTGAGAGAAATGGGGATAAACTCTCCAGACAGCTGACACCACCCAAGACCCGTGAATACAACGGCTTGCGGAAGAAAGATGAAAACTCTGGTCAGGGGTTCACTACCCCAGTTAAGAATGTGCAAAGTAGTAAGAAAAATAGTGCAAAACCTTCCTGCAAGGCTGATGGTGGTCTCAAGGGTGTAAATGTCCTCAGGATGTCTCGCATAGCTAAGATAAATTTGCAAAGGGAAAGGGACAAGGAGAACTACAGGCGTGGTCCCACAGACACATATGAAAATGAGGCTAAAGTTAAGATAGAAAATAATGACATGGAGCTGGATTTTGGTGAAAATCCAGAAGGTGATGCACCTGATGATAATGATGGATCAGATAATACTGCATCCACAGCAGATGAAAAGCAAATGGCTCAAGGCGCTGATGGCAATGAAGAGAATTGCATGATAAATCAGATGGATATGCTCACAGATGAGTGTTCTGTTAAGCCTGACACCGTGCAGAAAACTGAGCAGAACTGCTCAGAGGTTCTTGACGTGGTGGCCACTCCACCTAGCTTTGGTATGAGGAAAGCACGTGCAAAGATAACTTCTGGTGCTGCAACTGGTTCTGAGCCATTGAACATCTTTGAAGCATTCTGGCATCCAGCAGATCTTGCAGTTAAACCAGTTATGCCAAGTAAAAAAGGAGATAAAGCTACAGAGGTGGTTCCTGTGCTTCCTTTTGAAGCTCTTCCCGCTGGTGATTATATTAAGTTGCCACGAGAACAGATGAATGCATTCAATAGTCAGATAATTCAGAGTTTGAGTGGAACTTTTCAGGTCTCAGAGAAACAGAATATAATCAGATACCTGGAAATGCTAAGCATGAACTCTGATGCTGCGAATATAATCACTAATGGCCCAATTATGTCGCTGCTTATAAAGATGCTCCGATTGTCAAAAACTTCGGTTTTGCGTGTACAGGTTGCTTCACTTATGGGGCTGTTGATACGATACTCCACTATCCTTGATGCAGAGTTAGCAAGTTCAGGAATTGTTAATGCCTTATCAGATGGTTTAAGGGACCGTCATGATAAACTTAGGAGATCATGTATGGCAACACTGGGGGAATTACTGTTCTACATATCAACTCAGTCTGATGAAGATAACAAAGAAAGCAATGCCCAAGAATCTCCTCTGAAGGACAACAAATCTGCTGCTTCATGGCAG GTTCCGAGTGCTGTAATTGCACTGGTGTCATCTATCTTGCGTAAAGGTGAAGATGACCTAGCCCAGCTTTATGCTTTGCGAACAATTGATAACATCTGTAGCCAAGGTACAGATTGGACATCAAGGTTTGCTTCACAAGATGTAATTGGGCATCTTTGCTACATCTATAAAGCAACCGGGAAACAGGAGAATACGAGGCTTATTGCAGTATCTTGTTTGAGTCGCTTAGCTCGCTTCAGTTCATCATGCATTCATTTAATATTGGAGAAGCTATCATTCAAGGATATGGCATGCACACTGATTAAGGGCAATCCACGTGAGCAGCAGACCACTCTGAATCTCCTGAACTCGGCATTAGTTAACAGTCATAACATAGCAAATATGAATCGCTATATTCTGTCCTTAACTGAGGAGAAACAATTGGTCCCTGGACTCATTTCGCTGATAGAACAGGGAACTGATGTTCTGCGTGGAAAAGCCCTCTTAtttgttgctcttctttgcaaAAACAGTCGAAGGTGGCTTCCACATTTCTTTTGCAATGCAAAATTACTATCAGCAGTCGATAGATTGGGAAAGGAGAAGGTTGGCTTCATTCATCAATGTATGGAAGCATTTGTTCAGCTAGTTGCTTCTTTGGTCCCAGGCATTCTTGACACTGTGTGCAGTGACATACAGCAGGTCATGGGTGGCAAACGTCATGGACCCGTTACTGCTTTAACTGGGCGTTCTCATCCAAAAAGCACAATTCATTTGTTTCCTGTtattcttcatcttcttggGAGTGTATCCTTCAACCACAGAGTTGTGACAAGTCATGTATTGCTCCAGTTGGCTAATCTTATGAAGATTTTGGAGACGCCGTTTCAG GCCCGGGATGATTTCCAAATGACATTGCTTCGAGTTCTTGAGGCAGCTACAGAGGAGCCTTCTGTTATACTTAAGGAACACAAAATATTCACAACTCGTTTCCTCCCAAGCTTATCCATCTTATACAAGGGCAATAAAGATTGCGATGCCAGATTCCTGTGTTTGAAGATACTATCTGATGTGATGATTGTGATCTTCAGTGATTCTTCATTGACTGCGGATGAGCGAACAGTAGCTGACCTGAAAACAATCTCTCATAAATATTTTCTCCCGATGTATCCTTCATTTGCAGAGGACGAAGATCCAATACCTATATATGCACAGAAACTTCTAGTGATGCTGATGGAACATGATTGTGTTAAAGTCTCTGATATCCTGAATGAAGCAACAGTATCCCAGTGCTTTGAATTTTTGCTTGGAGATCTGTCAAATGCAAACGTAAGCAATGTCAAGCTTTGTTTTGCTCTGGCTTCTGCTCCCGACATGGACACAAATATTCTTTCACAGCTTCAAGTTGTCAGAAGAATAGGAAATCTACTCGAGTTTGTGACTGCAAAAGATATGGATGATTTTCTCGAGCCAACCTTGGAACTTTGCCGAGCCTTCATTATCCGTGGAATTGGCAGCAACAGAAGTATCGCCCTTACCAAAGAACCTGCTCTCCTTGTTGACAGCGCCTTCAGCATGAGCATTGCTGTTGATCAACAATCTTGTATCATGGATATATGCGACCTTGGTGGCAGCATGGGTATATTCCTTGAGGTAGTTGGAAATTCAGATCCACAGATAAGTGATTTGGCATCTGACTGTTTGGTATTATTGCTCAAGGCAGCACCTCGAGAGGCTACGATGGGCTTGTTGACCAATCTTCCCAAATTGAGTACTGTTCTGGATGTGCTGAAGAATGACGCTTGTCTGCGGCTGACTCGCCTGCTATATGGCCTAGCATTCTCTTGCAGGCAGTATCTAGCCCAAGGAATGATCCTGTCAATATCAGTACCGGCCTTGATGCGAGTAGAAGCGCTTGTCTTGGCTTTCAAGGGTGCACATGATAGCCGCCTTGTCGATGCTGCTTCCTACTTGGGTGCAGAACTGCAGCGCTTGCCTCGCTGTGGTTGA
- the LOC100841926 gene encoding putative F-box/LRR-repeat protein At5g54820 isoform X1 — protein sequence MAAGAADEEEDRLSGLPDDVLHSILARLPFKHAVRTSALSRRWPRLWLHALAASPVLDFTDPDFVRGHSRAQFVATVNRCLSARGAAPLRALRVAFSPFGAFERDVVGWISAALGSGATEVDVDLRAQGRRRSGGIEADAEDDGGGTFRRTEVELRGDLFCSPSSLSRLSLSRFSLRHVPPGAAGLAGLTSLSLSHVDVTDDALRDAVSGCPVLEFLSLRSCDLLSNVRIAGGRLRGLEVVRCQVRQLQVAAPALESFAFHGDLMYLREDDSKPLEFIGSKGNNVTPPPSEATPELRDAYLSHVDFSGEDEVFDGFAYTEFLNKVAHAKILTICSVALLHIEEERFFSMPTIDTPNLQELQVLMGSLGDDDDTRFPDFFELAAPPLLERLFIQVNIQLPADCDGDSEEEDTDMVPGHEISLGRLTFIKVANFRGTRRELRLLRFLVGMAPALEQLVLVTPDPEAEQGGTTLRHDDQDKQQLLQIVQEQLSEVRKARRDQAHVVVCRARDDGSRRPAHSKYYHHDRE from the exons ATGGCGGCCGGAGCagccgacgaggaggaggaccggCTGAGCGGCCTCCCCGACGACGTCCTCCACTCCATCCTGGCCCGCCTCCCCTTCAAGCACGCCGTCCGCACCAGCGCCCTCTCCAGGCGGTGGCCGCGCCTCTGGCTTCACGCGCTCGCCGCCTCGCCCGTCCTCGACTTCACCGACCCCGACTTCGTCCGCGGTCACTCGCGAGCGCAGTTCGTCGCCACCGTCAACCGCTGCCTCAgcgcccgcggcgccgcccctCTCCGCGCGCTCCGCGTGGCCTTCTCCCCCTTCGGCGCGTTCGAGCGCGACGTCGTCGGCTGGATCTCGGCCGCCCTGGGGAGCGGCGCCACGGAGGTGGACGTGGATCTGAGAGcgcagggaagaagaagaagcggggggATCGAGGCCGAtgccgaggacgacggcggcgggacgTTCCGCCGCACGGAGGTGGAGCTTCGGGGGGACCTGTTCTGTTCCCCGAGCTCGCTGTCCCGGCTCAGTCTCAGCCGGTTCAGCCTCCGCCACGTCCCgcccggcgcggcggggctCGCCGGCCTGACGTCGCTGTCTCTCAGCCACGTCGACGTCACCGACGACGCTCTCCGGGACGCAGTCTCCGGCTGCCCCGTTCTCGAGTTCCTGAGCCTGAGGAGCTGCGACCTCCTCTCGAATGTGAGAATCGCCGGCGGGAGGCTGCGCGGCCTGGAAGTCGTGCGCTGCCAGGTGCGGCAGCTGCAGGtggccgcgcccgcgctcgaGTCCTTCGCCTTCCACGGCGATCTCATGTACCTGAGAGAAGACGACAGCAAGCCCCTGGAGTTCATCGGCAGCAAAGGCAACAAcgtgacgccgccgccgtcggaaGCCACGCCGGAGCTGCGAGACGCGTACCTGTCCCACGTCGACTTTAGCGGAGAAGACGAAGTCTTCGACGGGTTCGCCTACACAGAGTTCCTAAACAAGGTCGCGCATGCCAAGATCCTGACAATTTGCTCCGTGGCCTTGCTG CACATCGAAGAAGAGAGATTTTTCTCTATGCCCACCATAGACACCCCGAACCTACAAGAGCTGCAGGTGCTCATGGGCTCCctgggcgacgacgacgacacgCGCTTCCCCGACTTCTTCgagctcgccgcgccgccgcttctcGAGCGCCTCTTCATCCAGGTAAACATCCAG CTCCCAGCCGATTGCGACGGCGACAGTGAAGAGGAGGACACGGACATGGTTCCCGGCCACGAGATCTCTCTTGGCCGCCTGACGTTCATCAAGGTGGCCAACTTCCGGGGGACGAGGCGCGAGCTGCGGCTGCTCAGGTTCCTCGTGGGGATGGCGCCTGCCCTGGAGCAGCTGGTGCTCGTCACGCCAGACCCAGAAGCAGAACAGGGGGGAACGACTCTGAGACACGATGACCAAGACAAGCAACAGCTCCTTCAGATCGTCCAGGAGCAATTGTCGGAGGTTCGGAAAGCTCGGCGGGATCAGGCCCATGTCGTCGTGTGCCGGGCGAGGGACGATGGCAGCCGGAGGCCCGCGCACAGCAAGTACTACCACCATGACCGGGAATAG
- the LOC100841014 gene encoding FAD synthase, translating into MEIDAAVRASSDGRLRTKYGSAVYVVQRAFALYPFEEIAFSFNGGKDSTVLLHLLRAGYYLHKTSSGDGAQTDTIQNCPLRTIYFETPCAFPEINSFTYETVSTYGLPLETIRSDFKSGLEGLLKEKPTKAIFIGTRIGDPNAVGQEQFSPSSPGWPPFMRVNPILDWSYRDVWSFLLTCKVKYCSLYDEGYTSIGSIYDTVPNALLSDSSTGKSFRPAYMLSDGRLERAGRMKKTSSKTGTNSVASNGMNNAEGEQMISRSASIIVVGDEILFGAVEDEFGAALCKKLNEIGWRVSHVAVVHNEIDSVAEEVGRCKSTDDTVFLLGGLGPLHSDVSLAGVAKAFGVRLAPDEEFEEHLSQLIGNSYTGDRNEMALLPEGITELLHHKTLPLPLIKCKNVIVLAATNVDELAMEWNCLLDTQESGLVRAKPFVSKHLRTLLPDVKIAPVVAKLCLEFSDVYIGSHRISRTGPLVVSLVGKDNQRVEGAAEKLASSFEGQFSQVDSCK; encoded by the exons ATGGAGATCGACGCGGCGGTCCGGGCAAGCAGCGACGGCCGGCTGCGCACCAAGTACGGCAGCGCCGTCTACGTCGTCCAGCGAGCCTTCGCGCTCTACCC GTTTGAGGAAATTGCTTTCAGCTTTAATGGTGGGAAGGATTCAACC GTACTCTTACATTTACTTCGGGCTGGTTACTATCTTCACAAAACAAGTTCTGGTGACGGAGCCCAAACCGATACGATTCAAAACTGTCCTCTGCGTACCATCTATTTCGAGACCCCTTGTGCTTTTCCTGAAATCAACTCATTCACTTATGAAACAGTCTCAAC TTATGGTTTGCCACTGGAAACTATCCGGTCAGATTTCAAGTCTGGCCTAGAAGGCCTATTGAAGGAGAAGCCTACTAAAGCCATTTTCATTGGCACTAGAATTGGAGATCCAAATGCG GTTGGTCAAGAACAGTTCTCTCCTAGTTCCCCTGGCTGGCCTCCTTTTATGAGGGTGAACCCTATCTTGGATTGGTCATACAG gGATGTCTGGTCTTTCCTCTTAACCTGTAAGGTCAAATACTGCAGCCTTTACGATGAGGG GTATACGTCCATTGGGAGCATATATGATACTGTTCCAAATGCACTTCTTAGTGATTCATCAACTGGGAAAAGCTTTAGACCAGCATACATGCTATCAGATGGAAGGCTTGAAAGAGCTGGGAGAATGAAGAAGACTAGTAGTAAAACGGGAACTAATTCTGTTGCAAGCAATGGCATGAACAATGCTGAGGGAGAACAAATGATCTCACGCTCAGCTTCAATTATTGTAGTTGGAGATGAAATTTT GTTTGGAGCAGTTGAGGATGAATTTGGTGCAGCCTTGTGCAAGAAGCTTAATGAAATTGGCTGGCGAGTTTCTCATGTAGCAGTTGTTCACAATGAA ATCGATTCTGTTGCTGAGGAAGTCGGACGATGTAAATCTACTGATGACACG GTATTTCTTTTGGGCGGGCTTGGGCCTCTACATTCAGACGTTTCATTGGCTGGTGTTGCAAAAGCATTTGGAGTGCGTCTG GCTCCTGATGAAGAGTTTGAGGAGCATCTTAGTCAACTCATAGGAAACAGTTACACTGGTGACCGGAATGAG ATGGCTCTGTTGCCAGAAGGAATTACTGAACTATTACATCACAAAACACTCCCGTTGCCATTG ATCAAATGCAAGAATGTGATCGTTCTTGCTGCAACTAATGTTGATGAACTGGCCATGGAGTGGAATTGTCTTCTGGATACCCAAGAGAGCGGTTTAGTGAGGGCAAAACCTTTTGTGTCAAAGCATCTCAGGACTTTGCTCCCAGAT GTTAAAATTGCCCCGGTGGTTGCAAAACTATGCCTAGAGTTTTCTGATGTTTACATAG GGTCTCATCGGATCTCTAGAACTGGGCCTTTGGTTGTGAgtcttgttggaaag GATAATCAGAGGGTAGAGGGGGCTGCAGAGAAACTGGCAAGTAGCTTTGAAGGACAATTTTCCCAAGTGGACAGTTGCAAATAA
- the LOC100841620 gene encoding probable FAD synthase: MEIDRAVRASSDSRMRAKYDRAVYAIQRAFALYPFDETAFSFNGGKDSTVLLHLLRASYYLHKVSSGCGDQMDNTIQNCPIRTIYFEDPTAFPEIDAFTYDTAAVYGLPLESINTDFKSGLEALLKEKPIKAIFLGTRNGDPNAVDQEQFSPSSASWPPFMRVNPILNWSYRDVWSFLLTCKVKYCSLYDQGYTSIGSIHDTVPNALLSDGSGSFKPAYMLSDGTFERAGRAKKINSKAKSSSDARKGMDKTKPRQTSHL; encoded by the exons ATGGAGATCGACCGGGCGGTGAGGGCGAGCTCCGACTCTCGTATGCGCGCCAAGTATGACCGCGCCGTCTACGCCATCCAGCGAGCCTTCGCGCTCTACCC GTTTGACGAAACCGCTTTCAGCTTCAATGGTGGCAAAGATTCAACG GTACTTCTTCATTTGCTTCGGGCTAGCTACTATCTCCACAAAGTAAGTTCAGGCTGCGGAGATCAAATGGATAACACCATTCAAAACTGCCCTATCAGGACCATCTACTTCGAGGACCCTACTGCATTTCCTGAAATAGACGCGTTCACTTACGACACAGCTGCGGT CTACGGTTTGCCATTGGAGTCTATCAATACAGATTTCAAATCTGGCCTAGAAGCTCTGTTGAAAGAAAAGCCTATTAAAGCAATTTTCCTTGGCACTAGAAATGGCGATCCCAACGCG GTTGATCAAGAACAGTTCTCTCCTAGCTCAGCTAGCTGGCCTCCTTTCATGAGGGTGAATCCTATCTTGAATTGGTCCTACAG GGATGTCTGGTCTTTCCTGTTAACCTGCAAGGTCAAATACTGCAGCCTTTATGATCAAGG GTACACTTCTATTGGGAGCATACATGACACTGTTCCAAATGCATTGCTGAGCGATGGGTCAGGCTCGTTTAAACCAGCATACATGCTATCAGATGGAACATTTGAAAGGGCCGGTAGAGCAAAGAAGATCAATAGCAAAGCAAAAAGTAGTTCTGATGCAAGAAAGGGCATGGATAAAACTAAGCCACGACAAACGAGTCATTTGTAG